One genomic window of Streptococcus mitis includes the following:
- a CDS encoding YopX family protein has translation MILKFRAWHKTWEEMGRITFIRYKKSGEIAHLSFRGNTYSGLVKLDEIELMQSTDMVDRNGKIIFGGDIVRMAKDVYSEPTYYEVVRHRGGAYRLESKQHGCELWLRHTDCEVAGNVYENPELLEDKE, from the coding sequence ATGATACTGAAATTTAGAGCGTGGCACAAGACGTGGGAAGAAATGGGTCGGATAACCTTTATTCGTTACAAAAAATCAGGAGAAATAGCTCATCTATCTTTCCGTGGAAATACATATAGTGGGTTAGTGAAGCTTGACGAAATCGAACTCATGCAATCAACAGATATGGTTGATAGGAATGGCAAGATTATCTTTGGAGGCGACATAGTCAGAATGGCCAAAGATGTTTATTCTGAACCGACTTATTACGAGGTTGTAAGACATCGTGGCGGAGCCTATCGTCTTGAATCTAAACAACACGGATGTGAATTGTGGTTACGACATACGGATTGCGAGGTCGCGGGGAATGTATATGAAAACCCTGAGCTTTTGGAGGATAAGGAATGA
- a CDS encoding terminase small subunit — translation MAFFDYLKGGDGKLNERQRRFADEYIISRNATQSAIKAGYSDKTARSIGQRLLTKVDISEYIKKRTEELFDERSMSIAEALAISASIARGETQQGYSKKTVKTAEGVEVSETTYEFTPTIEERQRSIDHIFRVNGAYLERKEIEMSSVVQFVDDIGVSNEA, via the coding sequence GTGGCTTTTTTTGATTATTTGAAAGGTGGTGATGGAAAATTGAATGAAAGACAAAGACGATTCGCAGATGAGTACATCATCAGCAGAAACGCAACACAATCTGCAATAAAAGCAGGGTATTCTGATAAAACAGCGAGGTCTATAGGACAAAGATTGTTGACAAAAGTTGACATTTCTGAATACATTAAAAAACGTACAGAAGAACTTTTTGACGAACGTTCGATGTCAATCGCAGAAGCCTTGGCAATCTCTGCTAGTATTGCTAGAGGGGAAACTCAACAAGGCTATTCTAAAAAAACTGTAAAGACCGCTGAAGGTGTGGAGGTATCAGAAACGACTTATGAATTTACTCCGACAATTGAAGAAAGACAACGCTCTATAGACCACATATTCAGAGTGAATGGCGCGTATTTAGAGAGAAAAGAAATCGAGATGTCTTCGGTTGTTCAATTCGTTGATGATATAGGAGTTAGCAATGAAGCGTAG
- a CDS encoding ArpU family phage packaging/lysis transcriptional regulator — MRLLKKVDVQFTKRNVYDVLESYRSYVRMAGAEYLPKITTTYSFEPKTFTGKNTAAENMVIDHVDAEAEVLEIERAVNCIMDPYVRQVIAKKYMDMEIQLSDKVIYMDLGYSESEFYRMLSRGALEFAEAYRKGKLIVFRKISGDICE; from the coding sequence GTGAGGTTATTAAAAAAGGTTGACGTGCAATTCACCAAGAGAAATGTCTATGACGTTCTAGAGAGTTATCGATCGTATGTCCGAATGGCAGGCGCTGAGTATTTGCCTAAAATCACAACGACCTACTCATTTGAACCAAAGACATTCACTGGTAAGAACACAGCTGCTGAGAATATGGTTATCGACCATGTGGATGCAGAGGCAGAGGTTTTGGAGATTGAGAGAGCAGTCAACTGCATTATGGATCCATATGTTCGGCAGGTTATCGCAAAGAAGTACATGGATATGGAAATCCAATTATCAGACAAGGTTATCTATATGGACTTAGGCTATTCTGAAAGTGAGTTCTACCGCATGCTTAGCAGAGGTGCTTTGGAATTTGCGGAAGCCTATCGAAAAGGTAAGCTGATTGTCTTTCGTAAAATTTCGGGAGATATTTGCGAGTAA